Proteins encoded in a region of the Triticum dicoccoides isolate Atlit2015 ecotype Zavitan chromosome 3A, WEW_v2.0, whole genome shotgun sequence genome:
- the LOC119272224 gene encoding protein LURP-one-related 8-like: MAKVHPNMAPAPGAVDEAPCAPASSAEGPTTLTVWRKSLLFDCKGFTVFDAKGNLAYRVDSYASESGDEVVLMDAAGRPNFTVRRKRFSLQGEQWLVFAGEETRRPVYTVRRSGRGKTLAHVTACAGAGAGPSYEVEGSYARRSCVVYDGERRAVAEIRPKEVVGTDVFRLVVQPGVGVSLAMAVVVALEQMFARPSLLRSWSTVD, translated from the coding sequence ATGGCGAAGGTTCACCCCAACATGGCGCCCGCGCCGGGCGCCGTCGACGAGGCGCCGTGCGCGCCGGCCAGCTCCGCGGAGGGGCCCACGACGCTGACGGTGTGGCGCAAGTCGCTGCTATTCGACTGCAAGGGGTTCACGGTGTTCGACGCCAAGGGCAACCTGGCCTACCGCGTCGACAGCTACGCCTCCGAGAGCGGCGACGAGGTCGTCCTCATGGACGCGGCCGGCCGCCCCAACTTCACCGTCCGCCGTAAGCGGTTCAGCCTGCAGGGCGAGCAGTGGTTGGTGTTCGCCGGCGAGGAGACGCGGCGGCCCGTGTACACAGTCAGGCGCAGCGGCCGCGGCAAGACGTTGGCGCACGTGACGGCGTGCGCGGGCGCCGGAGCCGGGCCGTCGTACGAGGTGGAGGGGTCCTACGCGCGGCGGAGCTGCGTGGTGTACGACGGAGAGCGGCGCGCGGTGGCGGAGATCAGGCCGAAGGAGGTTGTCGGGACTGATGTTTTCCGGCTAGTGGTGCAGCCCGGAGTCGGCGTGTCGCTCGCCATGGCCGTGGTGGTGGCGCTCGAGCAGATGTTCGCCAGGCCGTCGCTGCTCAGGAGCTGGTCCACCGTAGATTAG